A window of the Scleropages formosus chromosome 5, fSclFor1.1, whole genome shotgun sequence genome harbors these coding sequences:
- the zdhhc2 gene encoding palmitoyltransferase ZDHHC2 isoform X2 yields the protein MAPSGSGGLRRRCQTVIYWIPVVFISIIVGWSYYAYVLQLCVESIEDIGEKIVYLLAYHFFFFMFVWAYWQTVFTKPVTPLKEFHLSHADREALEREDRTESQQEILRRIAKDLPVYTRTMSGAIRYCDRCHLVKPDRCHHCSVCDKCILKMDHHCPWVNNCVGFSNYKFFMLFLAYSLLYCLFVAATDVQYFIKFWTSGLPDTQAKFHIMFLFFAASMFSVSLSSLFAYHCWLVCKNRSTLEAFRAPSFRHGADKNGFSLGFTKNFRQVFGDEKKFWPLPIFSSLGDGCSFPTCLVTQDPEQSHTPTGHTLANESAGEGPQFPAKPLRESQSRLLAAGHSWTESNGADDKDTKGTSNPAMTIENET from the exons ATGGCGCCGTCCGGCTCGGGCGGTCTGAGGAGAAGGTGTCAGACGGTCATCTACTGGATCCCCGTGGTCTTCATCAGCATCATCGTGGGATGGTCCTACTACGCCTATGTGCTGCAGCTCTGTGTCG AGTCCATTGAAGacattggagaaaaaa TCGTTTACCTGCTGGCGTatcacttcttcttcttcatgtttgtgtgggcCTACTGGCAGACGGTCTTCACGAAGCCAGTGACCCCTCTGAAGGAG TTTCACCTGTCGCACGCAGACAGGGAGGCGCTCGAGCGGGAGGACCGGACGGAGTCACAGCAGGAGATCCTCAGGAGGATAGCAAAAGACCTGCCTGTCTACACCCGCACCATGTCTGGAG CTATACGCTACTGTGATCGCTGCCATCTCGTGAAGCCAGATCGCTGCCACCACTGCTCTGTCTGCGATAA GTGCATCTTGAAGATGGATCACCACTGTCCTTG GGTCAACAACTGTGTGGGATTCTCCAACTACAagtttttcatgctttttctaGCATATTCTCTGCTCTACTGCCTCTTCGTCGCTGCCACAGATGTGCAGTATTTCATCAAGTTTTGGACT AGCGGCCTTCCTGACACTCAGGCCAAATTCCACATCATGTTCCTGTTCTTCGCTGCCTCCATGTTTTCCGTCAGCCTGTCCTCCCTCTTCGCTTACCACTGCTGGCTCGTGTGCAAGAACCGCTCCACCCTCG AGGCCTTCCGGGCCCCGTCCTTCCGACACGGAGCGGACAAGAATGGCTTCAGCCTGGGCTTCACTAAGAACTTCCGCCAGGTCTTTGGGGATGAGAAGAAGTTCTGGCCACTGCCCATTTTCTCCAG TCTGGGAGATGGATGTTCTTTCCCAACATGCCTGGTCACCCAGGACCCcgaacagtcacacacaccaacCGGACACACCTTGGCCAACGAGAG TGCTGGAGAGGGGCCTCAATTTCCTGCCAAGCCCCTAAGGGAGTCTCAGAGCCGGCTGCTCGCTGCAGGCCACTCCTGGACGGAAAGCAACGGAGCTGATGATAAGGACACCAAGG GTACAAGCAACCCAGCAATGACCATAGAAAATGAAACTTAG
- the zdhhc2 gene encoding palmitoyltransferase ZDHHC2 isoform X1, whose protein sequence is MAPSGSGGLRRRCQTVIYWIPVVFISIIVGWSYYAYVLQLCVESIEDIGEKIVYLLAYHFFFFMFVWAYWQTVFTKPVTPLKEFHLSHADREALEREDRTESQQEILRRIAKDLPVYTRTMSGAIRYCDRCHLVKPDRCHHCSVCDKCILKMDHHCPWVNNCVGFSNYKFFMLFLAYSLLYCLFVAATDVQYFIKFWTAGDKAHFRLKEYWSGLPDTQAKFHIMFLFFAASMFSVSLSSLFAYHCWLVCKNRSTLEAFRAPSFRHGADKNGFSLGFTKNFRQVFGDEKKFWPLPIFSSLGDGCSFPTCLVTQDPEQSHTPTGHTLANESAGEGPQFPAKPLRESQSRLLAAGHSWTESNGADDKDTKGTSNPAMTIENET, encoded by the exons ATGGCGCCGTCCGGCTCGGGCGGTCTGAGGAGAAGGTGTCAGACGGTCATCTACTGGATCCCCGTGGTCTTCATCAGCATCATCGTGGGATGGTCCTACTACGCCTATGTGCTGCAGCTCTGTGTCG AGTCCATTGAAGacattggagaaaaaa TCGTTTACCTGCTGGCGTatcacttcttcttcttcatgtttgtgtgggcCTACTGGCAGACGGTCTTCACGAAGCCAGTGACCCCTCTGAAGGAG TTTCACCTGTCGCACGCAGACAGGGAGGCGCTCGAGCGGGAGGACCGGACGGAGTCACAGCAGGAGATCCTCAGGAGGATAGCAAAAGACCTGCCTGTCTACACCCGCACCATGTCTGGAG CTATACGCTACTGTGATCGCTGCCATCTCGTGAAGCCAGATCGCTGCCACCACTGCTCTGTCTGCGATAA GTGCATCTTGAAGATGGATCACCACTGTCCTTG GGTCAACAACTGTGTGGGATTCTCCAACTACAagtttttcatgctttttctaGCATATTCTCTGCTCTACTGCCTCTTCGTCGCTGCCACAGATGTGCAGTATTTCATCAAGTTTTGGACT GCTGGCGATAAAGCCCATTTTCGACTCAAAGAATATTGG AGCGGCCTTCCTGACACTCAGGCCAAATTCCACATCATGTTCCTGTTCTTCGCTGCCTCCATGTTTTCCGTCAGCCTGTCCTCCCTCTTCGCTTACCACTGCTGGCTCGTGTGCAAGAACCGCTCCACCCTCG AGGCCTTCCGGGCCCCGTCCTTCCGACACGGAGCGGACAAGAATGGCTTCAGCCTGGGCTTCACTAAGAACTTCCGCCAGGTCTTTGGGGATGAGAAGAAGTTCTGGCCACTGCCCATTTTCTCCAG TCTGGGAGATGGATGTTCTTTCCCAACATGCCTGGTCACCCAGGACCCcgaacagtcacacacaccaacCGGACACACCTTGGCCAACGAGAG TGCTGGAGAGGGGCCTCAATTTCCTGCCAAGCCCCTAAGGGAGTCTCAGAGCCGGCTGCTCGCTGCAGGCCACTCCTGGACGGAAAGCAACGGAGCTGATGATAAGGACACCAAGG GTACAAGCAACCCAGCAATGACCATAGAAAATGAAACTTAG